From the Triticum urartu cultivar G1812 chromosome 4, Tu2.1, whole genome shotgun sequence genome, the window tgggtttcctccctcggcggcgatgaccgcgtgaGCGATGCCTGCGGTCGCCAGCACCGTCTGGAAACGCTGCGCGGTGCGGGGCCACAGGCCGGCGCCTTGGATGATTTGGCACAGCCGTTTGCCGCTCGCGTccatcgcctccataggtgcttgtggcttctggtcacttggtcttggattggagtgagcagtgttgcgcagagacttgggagtagatggattggagtggtggggctatactagcaagtagttgtacgtactagtacaatagtgggctcacatagcaattttgtctcatgcaagagcctggctatatgcgtgctccaatgTTCGCAACTGCAACGTTCGgtttgcgcttggctcttcgcctcttcgagaagacgaacaatgatgttactactactgcttctacagtgtcgaatccactgctgcatgtccgtccaccgcgAGGGACGGATAGCTTGTTGTAGAAGTACTACTAAGCAAAAGCCTATCCTCGTTTGCGAGCAACCGCGCGCATGGGTGAGGGAGAAGGCatgtagtaaaatcaagcttctcctcattgtacgagttgacgcgacacatccatagcactggccccacatgcttgcctctaaacttggctgaaagacccgcagtgtacaatatatttgctgcaacctctaacatttacccaccacaaattaaaatatatgtggccgtatgcatcgttctgatgcagaggccggggagtccccccttttcgaaaaaaacaaattaaaatatatattcctgtcttgaccagatgagcgtgcaaactacaatcaccagggtgtcaggtagggccagaagactattttaattatttttttaaaaacttcgagacggccacatagcatggagccgaccccaacgattttaagcttacaggcacggtacacgctatcctagactactctacacatgaaactgccacacgagcgtccgggctgcgcttggctcttcgcctcttcgggaagtcgaacaatgatggagtactactgcactggaggagtactacagtacgcttctggccatctgacaccgattgaactgctgcatgtccaccgcgtgcgggagggagagcgtgtagcgaaagcttctcctagtcttgccagccaccacgctcatgggcgagggagggacgctcctgcctttgcgtgtatgacaggtgggcccgacaggtgtgtggccaacctgtcatacagccaaaggcaggtgcagttaagtccgcgagggagaggataatcaaacttctcgttgatgtacgagttgacgcgacacatcaaagcactgcactcgatatatttcaataatttgtgtttaccgatgcattaattacaacgcatgcatgcatgccgtgactctccttttgatactccctccggtcctttttactctgcatattaggtttgtctaaagtcaatctcatccaactttgaccaaatttatacaaaaaattattaacattcacataacaacataTTTATTATTAGATCCATCTcgaaatatattttcatattatatttattagatgttatagatgttaatattttttaatataaatttggtcaaacttagcaacTTTGATTTCAGACAAAGCTAATGtgcggagtaaaaaggaccggagggagtacttgcatgtgttgatttaatgcaccttgaagtagtataaaatatgtgacggtaaagctttgtaataccccggcccaagtcgagagatggttgtgcacgaggagggcgagatcatgcagaccgaacaggacccgacgatggagctctctaaggtctcgatggacctcaccgtgctccactgccccttgtgcctccgccccttgacgcctccagtgtatgaggttcgaatacacctcgtccattcggctgattgagcaaggtgcaggtttcttgattgatgtgaTGTTCGATTGATTTTTGTagtgcaagggagggcacctggcctTCGCAGACTGCCGCGTCGAGCGCCCTAGGAACCAGCGGTTGTGCCAGAAGTGCGAGCGCGGCGGTGGCTTCGACGTGCGGAACACGGCGGTGGACTCCGTCCTTTCGtcggtgagggtggagtgcccgcaCGAAGGTTGTGGGCTCTAtgtcacttaccacaagctcgccgatCACCAGAGCGTGTGTCCGCTCGCGCCCTGCAAATGCCCCGTGCCCGTCTGCGGCTATGAAGGTCCGCCGCCGGTGCTCtaccaccacatcagcaccgcgCATCCCATGCCCGTGCACAGGATCCAGTACGGCAAGGTGCTCCAGCTGCAAGTGCCACTGTCGGAGCCACGGCTCTTGCTGTTCACCGAGGAGGACCGCCGCACGTTTTTCTTGGTCGGTGGCGTGCTCAACATCGGCGCGCCTATCGCCGTGTCGGTCGTCTGCATCAGAGCGGGGGCGTCCCCACTGCCCCACTATGTGGCCAAGCTGTGGGTGAACGGCCCGCCGAGGGAACCCaaaggcacgaccgacgctgtcaaggtggaaatggaggtgacaagcagcaaggatcccggcgacgtcgacgtgcaggagctgaccttcttgacagttccgcccaagctgctggccggggctaagcttgtgtccctccacattcagattgacaagctcacgtcctaaatgtttctacagtgccttctgtttatcttagtaatatgctaatatagggattaccttggtctactttagcttaagaaaTGCTGGGTTTTGGTGGCGATGCAGCAATTACTTCGACATCAGATCAGTAATTTCCAACAATCGAACGGATATTTTTGTGTCTGTTGGATATAAAGTTCCTTTGGGTAAGAAGTAcaacttgtcatcaaaatggataaaaggagatgtatgtagacatattttagttctacatacgtccctttttatccattttgatgacaagcactccctccgttccacaatacatgccttccatttgtcaaaatatagatgtatctagacatgttttagtatataggtacatccatgatagagccaatcggatggttgagaacactacaattcgtagctacagatgcgtgtgtgactcccagatgcagaggccgggggtcatcatcctccttttcgagaaaaaaacagacgcgtgtgtgagaggacgagtgcgtgcgtgcacctcttctcttcctgtataacgtactactaaactcagagtacaagtttttgtgggtggtacgatggtgcgtgcgagaagtcccgagagataggtttaatgcgtctgaaaaaagactagcctagagctcgccacgcggctattcctgtcgaacgcCCATTAAGCGTAAGATATGTATATGACGGTGCCAGTTATTGCACGTACACAgcagtactccctccattccggtttatagggcttaattcaaaaatctcaccaacaaagatggtgagtggtggaatattttttgtagtttgcaaaagcacctaggtaatgctcttgtttttctcaaaaaattaGGTTTatcaatgcatgcatgcataaagtatatgcattggtcaattttctcttaatacttgcatgcaatgatttaatgcaccttggaatctgaacatgtgttggggaacaaccaaattgagccttataaaatggaaaaactaaaatttgaattgcaaattactccacgctatattgaattgcaaacctgttcacaccgatcacaacctaaatagtttcccacttaggagcgtattagtaccacgctatattgaattgcaaacctgttcacaccgatcacaacctaaacggtttcccacttaggagcgtattagtaccacgctactccctccgttcgggtTTATTAGGCCTAAAGACAATTTCGCTTAGACCAAGACACATAGTAATTTGCTCACATTAATTCTTTCATTTCACTCCCAATgcactctctcacatgcatgcagccAATGAAAAAGCACGCATGAAGTATATTAATTTTTCAGCCATGGCACCAACAACAATTGCTTTCAATGCAACCAATgaaatggttgcatgcatgcacctttCCAAAGCGGGGCCTTACAAAAGGGGAGTATATTgcattgcaaacctgttcacaccgatcacaacctaaacggtttcccacttaggagcgtattagtactcggttataaatactagtatgccaagatgactgcacattcgtcctcaactcctcatccacaaaaacaaacaagtcattcagcatccttcccttgcgtctgccatggccagcgtgattTCTGAGTCGAGATATTGCCAccaggatttataacagagtagcaatcacacacttattacatcgagtgtctcaaaagagaactcaTAACATGTGACgtccggataattaggctacagtgaacctgtgctaatgatgccacgtcacttcgattactgttgctactctcgcgttagttcgaaaacggtttgaattcaaattcaaaattaagcaaacaataaaagatttcaaatattaaaactaaaatgttcggatcGTGCCAGATAATACATAGGTGATTATGGTGGTGAAACCAAACTTTTATGAAATTCTTAACTACACTAAAATGATTTAAATATTAGCAAACCTAATTATTTAAATGCCTTTACTAATTAATAAATTTTCAAACTAAATTATCTGGGGACTAGACTTTTTGTGACAGTGGACTAAACTGAAATACTAAATTAGATGCTAAGTATGTATTTTACAGAAACTAAAATAATAGGAAACAAATATAAAACAGTAAAGCAAAAttacaaaaataaaataaaaggaaaacaaCTTTACGCCCCCTCCCCagctgggccgtggcccagcGGCCTCTGCCAGCTAGCCGGCCCAACTCCCCCTGGCCTATAACCAACCCCGATGAAACCCTAGCCTGATCCCACTCTCCACTCCTCCCCACGATCCCCTTCTCTCACCCGTCTGGATCGGGATCGAGGCAACTTTGCCTCGTCCCCATCGCCCCTGGCGCACGCCCCCAATGTCGCCCGATCCCACGACCCCGCTCCTCCCTCTCCCCCGATCTAGATCGGGGGGCAAGACGCCCCTTGTTGCTCGCCCGACGTCGCGCCTCGACGGACCGCCGTCGCCGGAGCCACCCACCGGACCGCACCCGCTCGTCATCTGTCGTGCGCCCATCCCGCCGAAGGCCCCGCCGTTGCCGCTCGGATCACCGCCTCCTTGCCAACCTCacgtcctcgtcctcctccccgagCTCCGCAGGACGTCGTGCTCGTCGCACCGACGCCAACCGCCGCCGCCTGGAACCGTCGTCCTCATCCCCACCTCGCCGGACGGCCTCGACCTCCCCCGGCTTCACCGAGCCCTCCACGAGCTCCGCTGTGAGCCTCTCCGACGACCCCCACCTCCTCCCTCAATCTCGTTGTCGTAACCGCCGTCCGCGTCCTCCCGTTGCCGCGCCCGGTGCCCCGCTCCGCGCATGACCTGGCCGTGCCCTCGCGCGCGCACGTCCGCCGAGGCGCGCCTCTGTCGTTGCGCACCGTGTCGCTGCTCACCTGCCTACTGCCTTGGCCGCTCCCCTGCGCGCACGTCGCACCACAGCCGACGCTCGCCCCCTGCTCCCGACGCACCTCGCCGCCGGCTACGAAGCCCCGGCGCCTCCACTAGTCTAGGCGGGCGCCCAAACGGGCAGCCTCGCCCGCGCCCGTTAACCTGCCCCGTTAACCCCGAGGGGCCTATGACAAAGGGGCCCCACGCCCCTGAAACATTTATGAAAAAAAGATTAAATATTATTTTAATTTTtattattaattaattaaagagttagttaacttaattaacctGTGTTAGTTAAACTGATAACCTAATTAGTGTATTTACTTTGTTAGGTTAGTAAGATAGTATATGACAAGGGGGACccaccccctgttgaccagtcaaagtttgactggtcaactgggaccccttggacccacatgtcagcccCTCTGGTACACTTATGTGTACCCAGAGCTGGGTGCACCTAGCAATTCACGTTtatttcgaattaaattaaattcagaaaatgaattaaatctttaaaaattaatattAAATAATCCGTatctcggatgaaaatactttatacatgaaagttgctcagaacgacgagacgaatccggatacccCGCCCGTGCGttcgccacacatccctagcatagcaaacacgcaacttttcccccttcggttcatttgcccgaaaacgcgaaacaccggggatacttttccggatgtttccccctttcGTCCGTACcacctcctaccgcgttagggcatacCTACACCGCGTATTGCCTCGTTAGGTTCTGTTATGctttgtttgctctgtatttactgtttcttcccccctcttcttcttcGGTAGACCCCGAGGCCGACGCTGATGCCACtgagtacgactacggtgttgacgaccccttcttgccagagcaaccaggcaagccccccctttgatcaccaaatatcgcctattcttctctctactgcttgcattagagtagtgtagcatgttactgcttttcgttatcctatcctgatgcatagcatgtccttgctactactgttgttacctttacctgcaatcatAAATGCTtattagtataggatgctagtgttccatcagtggccctacactcttgtccgtctgccatgctatactactgggccgtgatcacttcgggaggtgatcacgggcatatgatatatacttacactgttacattacttatgatactgttcggagatgggggctgaaggggcaggtggctccatccaggtagtgatgggcctgagttcccgacggcccccgactgttactttgaggcggagcgacagggcaggttgagaccacctaggagagaggtgggcctggccctggtcggcgttcgcggatacttaacacgcttaacgagatcttggtatttgatctgagtctggctactggcctatacgcactaaccatctacgcggggacagttatgggcactcgacgtcgtggtatcagccgaagcctttgtgacgtcagcgactgagtggcgcgcgccggattggaccgtaagcctgctcttgtattaagggggctagttctgcttccggccgcgttcgcaacgtgcaggtgtgcagggcgatgggcccagacgcgtgcaccataggatttagaccggcgtgctgacctctgtGTGTCtagtagggctgcgacgtgtgatcttccgaggccgggcatatgacagaaaagtgtgtccggccaaaaatgggatcgagcgtgttgggttatgtgtgCACCTTGCAGGGAGTTAAATCTATTTCgaaatagccgtgatcttcggtaacagaaCGACTTGGAGTTTGTACCTGACCTTAATGACAACTTAGAACCGGATACTTataaacacacccttccaagtgccagatacaaccggtggtcgcctctcacagggcgacgaggggaggatcatcggttagggttatgctatgcgatgctacttggaggacttcagtctactctttTCTACATGTTgtaagacggaggctgccagaagcgtagtcgtCGACatgattagctatccccctcttattctggcatctgcagttcagtccaccgatatggcctttacacatatacccatgcatatgtagtgtagtccttgcttgcgagtactttggatgagtactcatggttgcttctccttcttttccctctatcccttctactggttgtcgcaaccagatgttggagcccaggatccagacgccaccgtcgacgacgactcctactacaccggaggtgcctactactacgtgctgcccgctgacgacgaccaggagtagttaggaggatcccaggcaggaggcctgcgcctctttcgatctgtatcccagtttgtgctagccttcttaaggcaaacttgtttaacttatgtttactcagatattgttgcttccgctgactcgtctatgatcgagctcttgtattcgagcctcgaggcccctggcttgtaatatgatgcttgtatgacttattttatttgtagagttgtgttgtgatatcttcccgtgagtccctgatcttgatcgtacacgtttgcgtgtatgattagtgtacggtcaaatcgggggcgtcacaagttggtatcagagccgactgcctgtaggaatccctctttccaactccttggccgaagtcgagtctagacattgcaaaacttatactaacatggctgtgtgtcttatgggcagcacgtcgccattgggtgNNNNNNNNNNNNNNNNNNNNNNNNNNNNNNNNNNNNNNNNNNNNNNNNNNNNNNNNNNNNNNNNNNNNNNNNNNNNNNNNNNNNNNNNNNNNNNNNNNNNNNNNNNNNNNNNNNNNNNNNNNNNNNNNNNNNNNNNNNNNNNNNNNNNNNNNNNNNNNNNNNNNNNNNNNNNNNNNNNNNNNNNNNNNNNNNNNNNNNNNNNNNNNNNNNNNNNNNNNNNNNNNNNNNNNNNNNNNNNNNNNNNNNNNNNNNNNNNNNNNNNNNNNNNNNNNNNNNNNNNNNNNNNNNNNNNNNNNNNNNNNNNNNNNNNNNNNNNNNNNNNNNNNNNNNNNNNNNNNNNNNNNNNNNNNNNNNNNNNNNNNNNNNNNNNNNNNNNNNNNNNNNNNNNNNNNNNNNNNNNNNNNNNNNNNNNNNNNNNNNNNNNNNNNNNNNNNNNNNNNNNNNNNNNNNNNNNNNNNNNNNNNNNNNNNNNNNNNNNNNNNNNNNNNNNNNNNNNNNNNNNNNNNNNNNNNNNNNNNNNNNNNNNNNNNNNNNNNNNNNNNNNNNNNNNNNNNNNNNNNNNNNNNNNNNNNNNNNNNNNNNNNNNNNNNNNNNNNNNNNNNNNNNNNNNNNNNNNNNNNNNNNNNNNNNNNNNNNNNNNNNNNNNNNNNNNNNNNNNNNNNNNNNNNNNNNNNNNNNNNNNNNNNNNNNNNNNNNNNNNNNNNNNNNNNNNNNNNNNNNNNNNNNNNNNNNNNNNNNNNNNNNNNNNNNNNNNNNNNNNNNNNNNNNNNNNNNNNNNNNNNNNNNNNNNNNNNNNNNNNNNNNNNNNNNNNNNNNNNNNNNNNNNNNNNNNNNNNNNNNNNNNNNNNNNNNNNNNNNNNNNNNNNNNNNNNNNNNNNNNNNNNNNNNNNNNNNNNNNNNNNNNNNNNNNNNNNNNNNNNNNNNNNNNNNNNNNNNNNNNNNNNNNNNNNNNNNNNNNNNNNNNNNNNNNNNNNNNNNNNNNNNNNNNNNNNNNNNNNNNtgcccgctgacgacgaccaggagtagtttaggaggatcccaggcaggaggcctgcgcctctttcgatctgtatcccagtttgtgctagccttcttaaggcaaacttgtttaaattatgtctgtactcagatattgttgctttcgctgactcgtctatgatcgagctcttgtattcgagccctcgaggcccctggcttgtaatatgatgcttgtatgacttattttatttgtagagttgtgttgtgatatctacccgtgagtccttgatcttgatcgtacacatttacgtgcatgattagtgtacggtcaaatcgggggcgtcacaagttggtatcagagccgactgcctgtaggaaccccccttccacactccttggccgaagtcgagtctagacattgcaaaacttttactaacttggctgtgtgccttacgggcccacgtcgccatcgggtggtactaggatcttttactcctcgacctttacccctaggactctgaactctcttctactcgggttaaacgattttactaactctaacactaggatcccgtgaccacgttcaccccaaagttggataagccctagttattctttagagtagtacttgaacattatccacattgtcatttgactcctgtgaaaacatctttgtttttagatggaacccacgaggtaGGTTGTGCGCCACACGatggccattggtgcctcaggatcacctgctgtgttagttgagatgatgacctatctgggttatcgctggcacccggagtacaccgtctatgaggagtatcaggacttcaaccaggagcagtaccgtgccatcgtccacctctactctcgggagtatgactccactaccgtgctgcacactgctcatggtgttggggtgactatcgatatggcggtccacgatgttgcttatgctgctctgacacgtcttcgtggagagtatcaggagttggacacctcccccttcaggcacattgctatcgcatccgatgttggtgcggagggatactacactgctgcctactccactgtcacccgagagcccttctaccatcagaacctggttctgcatgctgatgggctggatagagctaaccgagctcttcgccacgagttgtacaccacccgtcagcacctgtatcatgctctgacgctgttgcacccctctgtccgctctggtgatctgtcgcgttctgcgatctaccctgcccggaccgtgatgccccagggcgtcggctggccagatgtgggaggctactctcctacattgggtcctctcctgccacctgcgcatcgagttccgcaccagagtatccgcggaccccaggctactcgcgtggaggtcttcccttcgcgtcactaccagctgtcgggctacacctacctccgcagtactgcatgggactgacgtagacttgcttattagtgttagctgcattcgccgcgagcctgtgtgccgcctatgatgtcttagcctatgtaccgaactccgtgtaacgaactctatgctgatctcttttgtaagatatgccgactactatgtagtatctatcgtgctacgttcgttgtgcatgtttcatcatgaatgattcttgttttttgcaattcctcaatgctgaactacccctattaaatattagcaggatggttagaccaggtggtcgtggtcgtggtggcaacgccccaccaccgcctgagtacatggctgggatgatgcaacagtttgagctgaatcgtcagttcatggagaatattatggctcagtttcctcgccccaatatgaaccagcagccaacccaagtgactctgcaggatttcatgcacctcaacccaaccgtgtaccgcagctcaactcagcctctggatgctgatgactggctccgtgacatcacctatgagatggagtctgctgatgtagcccttgccagctatgtcacctttgcttccttctttctgaaaggacccacagctcaatggtgggacagccacaggcgtactctgccagctggaacaatcatcacctggccagacttccaagctgccttccgtgctcgcttcattcctcagggagtcatggaccgaaagaagcgtgagttccgcaacctcacccaaggcaacaaaactgtggaagcttatcagcgggagtttctggacttgtcccgctatgctgaagaagacattgcaactaatgcacgcagacaggagaagttccatgatggccttcaagctgacatcaagctcgcacttctagtgcatgactttactgatttcgccaccttggtgaacaaagccatcaacgtcgaaactggtctgcaggaataccagagctctcacaggcgcagccgtgacacgggctcatcttcgggcccgtcctcgcagaagcgcaagatatggatccCCAACAACATGTACCAGCCgaatgcacctgccccaaggcagtcctatgctgcacctcgtctgcctgctcctccaactaggcagacaagacttccagctccaccaccacaagctctTGTTCGCACTCCCAATAATGGCCtctgctacaagtgtggtcagccaggtcaccgtgctagggattgcaatcaaaaccagaatcaactggccctcccagcaactggccgtggaagcaaccagcctcgc encodes:
- the LOC125553477 gene encoding putative E3 ubiquitin-protein ligase SINA-like 6 translates to MVVHEEGEIMQTEQDPTMELSKCKGGHLAFADCRVERPRNQRLCQKCERGGGFDVRNTAVDSVLSSVRVECPHEGCGLYVTYHKLADHQSVCPLAPCKCPVPVCGYEGPPPVLYHHISTAHPMPVHRIQYGKVLQLQVPLSEPRLLLFTEEDRRTFFLVGGVLNIGAPIAVSVVCIRAGASPLPHYVAKLWVNGPPREPKGTTDAVKVEMEVTSSKDPGDVDVQELTFLTVPPKLLAGAKLVSLHIQIDKLTS